From Burkholderia cenocepacia, the proteins below share one genomic window:
- a CDS encoding four-helix bundle copper-binding protein, with translation MTDQYDNCMAACDACAHACDTCAAACLAERDVHALATCIALDIECAQLCRFASGAMARRSGLAPRICALCAHACDLCAAECSRHAHEHCRRCALACEACAAMCRAMA, from the coding sequence ATGACCGATCAATACGACAACTGTATGGCCGCTTGCGACGCCTGCGCGCACGCATGCGATACCTGTGCGGCCGCCTGCCTCGCGGAGCGCGACGTGCATGCGCTGGCGACCTGCATCGCGCTCGACATCGAATGCGCGCAGCTGTGCCGCTTCGCGTCGGGCGCGATGGCGCGCCGCAGCGGGCTCGCGCCGCGCATTTGCGCGCTGTGCGCGCATGCTTGCGACCTGTGTGCGGCCGAGTGTTCGCGGCATGCGCATGAGCATTGCCGCCGCTGCGCGCTCGCGTGCGAGGCGTGCGCGGCGATGTGCCGCGCGATGGCCTGA
- a CDS encoding ATP-binding protein, with the protein MKKDDADFHPHPPPDARDLQHRFAEFRFQTVVESITDYAVFMLDPDGNVATWNAGAQRIKGYRAAEIVGHHFSRFYPPDAIAAGRPSHGLEVAAAHGHFEDEGWRVRKDGTQFWASVTITPVRDATHALCGFIKITRDMTERKRLEELEASTHRLSVFIAMLAHELRNHLAPLRNSVGVLQSLPDPAPVLAQCRDAVNRQVAQLTRLVDDLLDVGRITAGKVELDARPVTVRDIVCRGVESIQPKLAARGQWIRVDLPTDSVVLHGDDARLVQVLHNLLDNASKFSPHGGRIDVGARIDGPSVAISVVDHGVGIAPGALETIFDLFEQEGATGRSPSGGFGLGLAICRSFVELHGGRIAAESGGPGHGATFTVWLPIAQVARNEHTAPPPPATPGQPAVEPLRIVVVDDNRDSADTLAVLLQLKGHAPRVAYNANEALALARDYAPQLMLLDLTMPDVDGFTLLQELRAIDALRDTTCVALSGHARASDLEHTAHAGFDDHLVKPVEMAVLDALLQRVARQVQDAP; encoded by the coding sequence ATGAAGAAAGACGACGCCGATTTCCACCCGCATCCGCCGCCCGACGCGCGCGATCTGCAGCACCGCTTCGCCGAATTCCGGTTCCAGACCGTGGTGGAGTCGATCACCGACTACGCGGTGTTCATGCTCGATCCGGACGGCAACGTCGCGACCTGGAACGCCGGCGCGCAACGCATCAAGGGTTACCGCGCGGCCGAGATCGTCGGCCACCATTTCTCGCGGTTCTACCCGCCCGACGCGATCGCGGCCGGCCGGCCGTCGCACGGGCTCGAAGTGGCCGCCGCGCACGGCCACTTCGAGGACGAAGGCTGGCGCGTGCGCAAGGACGGCACGCAGTTCTGGGCGAGCGTGACGATCACGCCGGTGCGCGATGCGACGCACGCGCTGTGCGGCTTCATCAAGATCACGCGCGACATGACCGAGCGCAAGCGGCTCGAGGAGCTGGAGGCGTCGACGCACCGGCTCAGCGTCTTCATCGCGATGCTCGCGCACGAGCTGCGCAATCATCTCGCGCCGCTGCGCAATTCGGTCGGCGTGCTGCAGAGCCTCCCCGATCCGGCGCCCGTGCTCGCGCAGTGTCGCGATGCCGTGAACCGCCAGGTCGCGCAACTGACGCGGCTCGTCGACGATCTGCTCGACGTCGGGCGCATCACGGCCGGCAAGGTCGAGCTCGACGCTCGCCCGGTCACCGTGCGCGACATCGTGTGCCGCGGCGTCGAGAGCATCCAGCCCAAGCTGGCCGCCCGCGGGCAGTGGATCCGCGTCGACCTGCCGACCGACTCCGTGGTGCTGCACGGCGACGACGCACGGCTCGTGCAGGTACTGCACAACCTGCTCGACAACGCATCGAAATTTTCGCCGCACGGCGGCCGGATCGACGTCGGCGCGCGGATCGACGGGCCGTCGGTGGCGATCAGCGTCGTCGATCACGGCGTCGGCATCGCGCCCGGCGCGCTCGAAACGATCTTCGACCTGTTCGAACAGGAAGGTGCGACGGGCCGCTCCCCGTCCGGCGGCTTCGGGCTCGGTCTCGCGATCTGCCGGTCGTTCGTCGAACTGCACGGCGGGCGGATCGCCGCGGAAAGCGGCGGGCCCGGCCACGGCGCGACGTTCACGGTCTGGCTGCCGATCGCGCAAGTGGCGCGCAACGAGCACACCGCACCGCCCCCGCCTGCCACGCCCGGACAGCCGGCCGTCGAGCCGCTGCGCATCGTCGTCGTCGACGACAACCGTGACTCGGCCGATACGCTCGCGGTGCTGCTGCAACTGAAAGGGCACGCGCCGCGCGTCGCGTACAACGCGAACGAAGCGCTCGCGCTCGCTCGCGACTACGCGCCCCAGTTGATGCTCCTCGACCTGACGATGCCGGACGTCGACGGCTTCACGCTGTTGCAGGAGCTGCGCGCGATCGACGCGCTGCGCGACACGACCTGCGTCGCGCTGTCCGGCCACGCACGCGCGTCCGACCTCGAACACACCGCGCACGCGGGTTTCGACGACCATCTCGTGAAGCCCGTCGAGATGGCCGTCCTCGATGCGCTGCTGCAGCGCGTCGCGCGGCAGGTTCAGGACGCGCCGTAA
- a CDS encoding BON domain-containing protein yields MQRRYPGRHGERGGSPDWHERDERAYRGAGERGIPDDPARWPEEDYESAYRRFASEDTGPEDWGSEWTERAARPADQRRGAGDADWSGGAREPARGAERGYGDPGRRAQGREGRYGGERPEYRGHHRMGWYGSERDIGDPRGDPRGDPRYGGSAPDLSRFGRDTERDALRHRRGPKGYTRSDERIREDVCERLAHALEIDVSDVTVQVKEGRVELEGTVPARWMKHDIEDLADGCLGVQDVENRVRVRRDGEHDAGMVLHPDQRTVTPTQPAARDPEPGTVVGGREREPRH; encoded by the coding sequence ATGCAACGACGATATCCCGGACGGCATGGCGAGCGTGGCGGCTCGCCCGACTGGCACGAGCGCGACGAACGCGCGTACCGGGGCGCCGGCGAGCGCGGCATCCCGGACGACCCGGCACGGTGGCCGGAAGAAGACTACGAATCGGCTTACCGCCGATTCGCGAGCGAGGACACGGGCCCCGAAGACTGGGGCAGCGAATGGACGGAGCGCGCGGCGCGGCCGGCCGACCAGCGGCGCGGTGCCGGCGACGCGGACTGGTCGGGTGGCGCGCGCGAGCCGGCGCGGGGCGCCGAGCGCGGCTACGGTGACCCGGGCCGCCGCGCGCAGGGCCGCGAAGGGCGGTACGGCGGCGAGCGCCCGGAATACCGCGGCCATCACCGGATGGGCTGGTACGGCAGCGAGCGCGACATAGGCGACCCCCGAGGCGACCCCCGAGGCGACCCGCGCTACGGCGGCAGCGCCCCCGACCTGTCGCGCTTCGGCAGGGACACCGAACGCGACGCGCTGCGCCATCGCCGCGGCCCGAAAGGCTATACGCGCTCGGACGAGCGGATTCGCGAGGACGTCTGCGAGCGGCTCGCGCATGCGCTCGAGATCGACGTGAGCGACGTCACCGTGCAGGTGAAGGAGGGGCGCGTCGAACTGGAGGGCACGGTGCCGGCGCGCTGGATGAAGCACGACATCGAGGATCTGGCCGACGGTTGTCTGGGCGTGCAGGACGTCGAGAATCGCGTGCGCGTGCGCCGTGACGGCGAACACGATGCCGGCATGGTGCTGCATCCGGATCAGCGGACCGTCACGCCCACCCAGCCGGCCGCGCGCGACCCCGAGCCCGGCACCGTCGTGGGCGGCCGCGAGCGCGAACCGCGCCACTGA
- a CDS encoding ABC transporter transmembrane domain-containing protein: protein MTTGIDETPIKDREAAAGRAPRGRRDERGLRVRIAVELWRAIWHYRTRVLAAIVLLVLAKAAAVSVPLLLKDIVDGFGRVAGQPMAWPVLLLFAYAVVRFASNALNEVRDMTFVQVTQHTVASFTVRTFGHLHRLGARFHAQRETGAVVRDLEKGTAGIGYLLGVAVFTIVPTAIEIGSVLVIVISKYGGGFTAIIFVTFAVYAAYTVVFTRRRMRYQRRVNALEAESNSRVVDSLLNVDTVKYFAREDVERDRLDRVLDEWREAGVDNQYALSALHIGQSACIGAGIAAVMLLAGQQVARGAMTIGDLVLINAYIIQISLPLNALGFVFREANDAMTNIERLFGLLDARGRPGEDGDAPGAQPLVVRGGAIEFEHVDFGYEPSRQILFDVSFRIEPGQTIAVVGGSGSGKSTLARLLFRLYQPDAGTIRIDGQDLRLVTERSLRDALGIVPQDTILFNDTLAYNIAYGKRDATRGEVIAAARGAQLDAFIERLPDAYDTRVGERGVRLSGGERQRVAIARALLKAPPIVVFDEATSALDTRSERAIQQELMRVAQHRTSLIIAHRLSTIVDADRILVMEHGRLVEHGTHDELLESGGVYAQMWSLQAKQRELERTEAKFARQPVRINPLVSQVLDSLAEAAARRGVPVFRHVSDEDLVVNADPAALRRFVWELCRGAIEASSGGQLEVRTARHDPEARITIACTGVDATELSLIDLERLQDAIEEAGGYVVRERDDTGVTLHLSLPMYAVAPASMQPAGAVPNLAAGAAATAKPLDGLRIACVDDHDEAREALGALLKVAGADVHAYASGQALLDDLWRARRADWPALLVCDIDLGDDEDDGYAVMSRVRQLDAARDRDGRAPLEALALSGHARDRDRTRAVEAGFHAYLTKPAVAADLIAALRALAFSSGEIHAEPSEPDDTRSPERASRR from the coding sequence ATGACGACCGGAATCGACGAAACGCCCATCAAGGATCGTGAGGCGGCAGCCGGCCGCGCCCCCCGGGGCCGCCGCGACGAGCGCGGCCTGCGGGTGCGGATCGCGGTCGAGCTCTGGCGTGCGATCTGGCATTACCGCACCCGCGTGCTCGCGGCGATCGTGCTGCTGGTGCTCGCGAAAGCGGCGGCCGTGTCGGTGCCGCTGCTGCTCAAGGACATCGTCGACGGCTTCGGCCGCGTGGCCGGCCAGCCGATGGCGTGGCCGGTGCTACTGCTGTTCGCGTACGCGGTCGTACGCTTCGCATCCAACGCGCTGAACGAAGTGCGCGACATGACCTTCGTGCAGGTCACGCAGCATACGGTCGCGTCGTTTACCGTGCGCACGTTCGGCCACCTGCATCGGCTCGGCGCACGCTTTCATGCGCAGCGCGAGACGGGCGCCGTGGTGCGCGACCTCGAGAAAGGCACGGCCGGGATCGGCTACCTGCTCGGCGTCGCGGTGTTTACGATCGTGCCGACGGCCATCGAGATCGGCTCGGTGCTGGTCATCGTGATCAGCAAGTACGGCGGCGGCTTCACGGCGATCATTTTCGTCACGTTCGCCGTCTACGCCGCGTATACGGTGGTGTTTACGCGCCGGCGCATGCGTTACCAGCGGCGCGTGAACGCGCTCGAGGCCGAGTCGAATTCGCGCGTGGTCGACAGCCTGCTGAACGTCGACACGGTCAAGTATTTCGCACGCGAGGACGTCGAGCGCGACCGGCTCGACCGCGTGCTCGACGAATGGCGCGAGGCCGGCGTGGACAACCAGTACGCGCTGTCGGCGCTGCATATCGGGCAGAGCGCATGCATCGGCGCGGGGATCGCGGCCGTGATGCTGCTCGCCGGGCAGCAGGTCGCGCGCGGCGCGATGACGATCGGCGATCTCGTGCTGATCAACGCGTACATCATCCAGATCAGCCTGCCGCTGAACGCGCTCGGTTTCGTGTTCCGCGAGGCGAACGACGCGATGACGAACATCGAGCGGCTGTTCGGGCTGCTCGATGCGCGCGGCAGGCCGGGCGAGGACGGCGATGCGCCCGGCGCGCAGCCGCTCGTCGTGCGCGGCGGCGCGATCGAGTTCGAGCACGTCGACTTCGGCTACGAGCCGAGCCGGCAGATCCTGTTCGACGTGTCGTTCCGCATCGAGCCCGGGCAGACGATCGCGGTGGTCGGCGGCAGCGGGTCGGGCAAGTCGACGCTCGCGCGGCTGCTGTTCCGGCTGTACCAGCCCGATGCGGGCACGATCCGGATCGACGGTCAGGACTTGCGGCTCGTCACCGAGCGCAGCCTGCGCGACGCGCTCGGCATCGTCCCGCAGGACACCATCCTGTTCAACGACACGCTCGCGTACAACATCGCGTACGGCAAGCGCGACGCGACCCGCGGCGAGGTGATCGCGGCGGCGCGCGGCGCGCAGCTCGACGCGTTCATCGAGCGGCTGCCCGATGCATACGACACGCGCGTCGGCGAGCGCGGCGTACGGCTGTCGGGCGGCGAGCGGCAGCGGGTCGCGATCGCGCGCGCGCTGCTGAAGGCGCCGCCGATCGTCGTGTTCGACGAGGCGACGTCGGCGCTCGACACGCGCTCGGAGCGCGCGATCCAGCAGGAACTGATGCGCGTCGCGCAGCATCGCACGAGCCTCATCATCGCGCACCGGCTGTCGACCATCGTCGACGCCGATCGCATCCTCGTGATGGAGCACGGCCGGCTCGTCGAGCACGGCACCCACGACGAACTGCTCGAAAGCGGCGGCGTGTATGCGCAGATGTGGTCGCTGCAGGCGAAGCAGCGCGAGCTGGAACGCACGGAAGCGAAGTTCGCGCGGCAGCCGGTGCGGATCAACCCGCTCGTGTCGCAGGTGCTCGATTCGCTGGCGGAGGCGGCCGCGCGGCGCGGCGTGCCGGTGTTTCGCCATGTGTCGGACGAGGATCTCGTCGTCAACGCCGATCCGGCCGCGCTGCGGCGCTTCGTGTGGGAGCTGTGTCGCGGCGCCATCGAAGCGAGCAGCGGCGGGCAGCTCGAGGTGCGCACCGCGCGCCACGACCCGGAAGCGCGCATCACGATCGCGTGCACGGGCGTCGACGCAACGGAACTGTCGCTGATCGATCTCGAACGATTGCAGGACGCGATCGAGGAGGCAGGCGGCTACGTCGTGCGCGAACGCGACGATACCGGCGTGACGCTGCACCTGTCGCTGCCGATGTACGCGGTGGCGCCGGCGTCGATGCAACCCGCCGGCGCCGTGCCGAACCTGGCCGCCGGCGCGGCGGCCACGGCCAAGCCGCTCGACGGCCTGCGCATCGCGTGCGTGGACGATCACGACGAGGCGCGCGAGGCGCTCGGCGCGCTGCTGAAGGTGGCTGGCGCCGACGTGCACGCGTATGCGTCGGGCCAGGCGTTGCTGGACGACCTGTGGCGCGCGCGCCGGGCCGACTGGCCGGCGCTGCTCGTCTGCGACATCGACCTCGGCGACGACGAGGACGATGGTTACGCGGTGATGTCGCGCGTGCGTCAGCTCGACGCCGCGCGCGATCGCGACGGCCGCGCGCCGCTCGAGGCGCTGGCGTTGTCCGGCCATGCGCGCGATCGCGACCGCACGCGCGCGGTCGAAGCCGGTTTCCATGCGTACCTGACCAAGCCCGCGGTAGCGGCCGACCTGATCGCGGCGTTGCGTGCGCTCGCGTTTTCCTCTGGAGAAATCCATGCCGAACCTTCTGAACCCGACGACACCCGAAGCCCTGAACGCGCGTCGCGGCGGTAG
- a CDS encoding SDR family oxidoreductase, whose translation MNATHDPAKPPLAGRTALVTGGGRGLGEAICEELAQHGAHVVVADLDGDRAAAVAQRLERHGGQAVGRPLDVRDEASVLQVVHDARESLGELDVIVNNAAIDVTAPIDDVSVDAWQQVLMTNLFGPYLMCHAAVPMMKARGNGHIVNIASTASKRAWPNASAYHATKWGLLGLSHALHAELRPSGVRVSAIVAGGMRTPFLLDRFPDIDEDTLQPPEHVAAAVRFVLTQPPGTVVPELMVLPMKETSWP comes from the coding sequence GTGAACGCGACTCACGATCCAGCCAAACCGCCGCTCGCCGGCCGGACCGCACTCGTGACCGGGGGCGGCCGCGGTCTCGGCGAAGCCATTTGCGAAGAGCTTGCGCAGCACGGCGCGCACGTCGTCGTCGCCGATCTCGACGGCGACCGCGCGGCGGCCGTCGCGCAGCGGCTCGAGCGGCACGGCGGACAGGCGGTCGGCCGGCCGCTCGACGTGCGCGACGAGGCATCGGTGCTGCAGGTCGTGCACGACGCGCGCGAATCGCTCGGCGAGCTCGACGTGATCGTCAACAACGCGGCGATCGACGTGACCGCGCCGATCGACGACGTGAGCGTCGACGCGTGGCAGCAGGTGCTGATGACGAACCTGTTCGGCCCGTACCTGATGTGTCACGCGGCCGTGCCGATGATGAAGGCGCGCGGCAACGGGCATATCGTCAACATCGCGTCGACCGCGTCCAAGCGTGCGTGGCCGAACGCGTCCGCGTATCACGCGACGAAGTGGGGGCTGCTCGGGCTGTCGCACGCGCTGCACGCCGAACTGCGGCCGAGCGGCGTGCGCGTGTCGGCGATCGTCGCGGGCGGGATGCGCACGCCGTTCCTGCTCGACCGTTTCCCGGACATCGACGAGGACACGCTGCAGCCGCCGGAGCACGTCGCGGCCGCCGTGCGCTTCGTGCTGACCCAGCCGCCGGGCACCGTGGTGCCGGAGCTGATGGTGCTGCCGATGAAGGAGACGTCATGGCCCTGA
- a CDS encoding D-glycero-alpha-D-manno-heptose-1,7-bisphosphate 7-phosphatase: protein MALKRERRLPGAVLLDKDGTLLDDVPYNVDPARMRLAPGAARALRTLGATGMPLAVVSNQPGVALGRFTENELGAVRQRLAELFEANGATLADFFYCPHHPRGSVPRYTCDCICRKPRPGMLRRALSALGAVPEWSWMIGDILDDVEAGRTARCGTILVDCGNETEWQLNAARTPHHVVDRIDLAADIVVREAVRRHGSWVRR, encoded by the coding sequence ATGGCCCTGAAGCGCGAACGGCGGCTGCCCGGCGCGGTGCTGCTCGACAAGGACGGCACGCTGCTCGACGACGTGCCGTACAACGTCGACCCCGCGCGCATGCGCCTCGCGCCGGGCGCCGCGCGCGCGCTGCGCACGCTCGGCGCGACCGGCATGCCGCTGGCGGTCGTGTCGAACCAGCCGGGCGTCGCGCTCGGCCGCTTTACCGAAAACGAGCTTGGCGCGGTCCGCCAGCGCCTCGCCGAACTGTTCGAAGCAAACGGCGCGACGCTGGCGGATTTTTTTTACTGCCCGCATCACCCGCGGGGCAGCGTGCCGCGCTACACCTGTGACTGCATCTGCCGCAAGCCGCGCCCGGGCATGCTGCGCCGCGCGCTGAGCGCGCTCGGTGCCGTGCCCGAATGGAGCTGGATGATCGGCGACATTCTCGACGACGTCGAGGCCGGCCGCACCGCGCGCTGCGGCACGATCCTGGTCGACTGCGGCAATGAGACCGAGTGGCAGCTCAACGCCGCGCGCACGCCGCACCACGTCGTCGATCGCATCGACCTGGCCGCCGACATCGTCGTGCGCGAAGCCGTGCGCCGGCACGGCTCGTGGGTGCGGCGATGA
- a CDS encoding glycosyltransferase family 9 protein — protein MSTAWSRARRILCVRLDSIGDVLMTTPALRALKESGADRQLTLLTSRTGAALAKHLPMVDDVWSYDAPWVKHPDVRGDPVADLDMIDRLLAGRFDAAVIFTVYSQNPLPAAMMCWLAGIPLRLAHCRENPYELLTDRVPETEPESHVRHEVARQLALVRAIGAKTSDWRMAFEPGDAARRAVHARLQVALQRVGGAREPGATRARWLVVHPGATAASRRWPAERFGEAAAAVAPLFDGIAVTGSADERALVDAVCERAGPRAVPLAGVLPLGELGALIETADLLLSNNSGPVHLAAALGTPVVDLYALTNPQHTPWRVPHRVLNVDVPCRNCYRSVCNQPGHPCLRGVSVDDVAAAVHALLRGRARHAQRAAERAAAHDEGEPVAAHASNVIPFAHAITRN, from the coding sequence ATGAGCACGGCCTGGAGCCGCGCCCGCCGCATCCTGTGCGTGCGGCTCGACAGCATCGGTGACGTGCTGATGACCACGCCCGCGCTGCGCGCGCTGAAGGAGAGCGGCGCCGATCGCCAACTGACGCTGCTGACGTCGCGCACGGGCGCCGCGCTCGCGAAGCATCTGCCGATGGTCGACGACGTGTGGAGCTACGACGCGCCGTGGGTCAAGCATCCCGACGTGCGCGGCGATCCGGTGGCCGATCTCGACATGATCGACCGACTGCTGGCCGGCCGTTTCGACGCGGCCGTGATCTTCACCGTCTACAGCCAGAACCCGTTGCCCGCCGCGATGATGTGCTGGCTCGCCGGCATTCCGCTGCGGCTCGCGCATTGCCGCGAGAACCCGTACGAACTGCTGACCGACCGCGTGCCGGAAACCGAGCCGGAATCGCACGTGCGCCACGAGGTCGCGCGGCAGCTCGCGCTGGTGCGTGCGATCGGCGCGAAGACGTCCGACTGGCGGATGGCGTTCGAGCCGGGCGACGCGGCGCGGCGTGCGGTGCACGCGCGCCTGCAGGTCGCGTTGCAGCGCGTCGGCGGCGCGCGTGAGCCGGGAGCGACGCGCGCGCGCTGGCTGGTCGTCCATCCGGGCGCGACCGCCGCGTCGCGGCGCTGGCCGGCCGAGCGCTTCGGCGAAGCGGCCGCCGCGGTCGCGCCGCTGTTCGACGGCATCGCGGTGACGGGCAGCGCGGACGAACGCGCGCTGGTCGACGCGGTGTGCGAACGGGCGGGGCCGCGCGCGGTGCCGCTGGCCGGCGTGTTGCCGCTCGGCGAACTCGGCGCGCTGATCGAGACGGCCGACCTGCTGCTGTCGAACAATAGCGGCCCCGTGCATCTCGCGGCCGCGCTCGGCACGCCGGTGGTCGACCTGTACGCGCTGACCAATCCGCAGCACACGCCGTGGCGGGTGCCGCACCGTGTGCTGAACGTCGACGTGCCGTGCCGCAACTGCTATCGCAGCGTGTGCAACCAGCCCGGCCATCCGTGCCTGCGCGGCGTGAGCGTCGACGACGTCGCCGCCGCCGTGCACGCATTGCTGCGCGGCCGCGCGCGCCATGCGCAACGCGCGGCCGAGCGGGCTGCCGCCCACGACGAAGGCGAGCCGGTCGCGGCGCACGCATCGAACGTGATTCCGTTCGCGCACGCCATCACGAGGAACTGA
- a CDS encoding carbamoyltransferase → MPESTYTLGINAAFHDSAACIVRDGVVIAAAEDERFTHVKHAKRPVPFSTWELPFHAIDYCLAEAGITLADVDHVAYSYDPWFELDREGTAPALTLPLSPSAHAPREDGASPWHPLFLSSIVNAPRQLAGGAPHHLQRRFRGVTHDGPFRWHFIEHHLAHEASAFLAAPFERCAVMTMDGRGERATTSYGVFDGRAYRRLGQVNLPHSLGLLYERLTRYLGFLHSSDEYKVMALASYGKPVFADEMRKLVRYRGEGRYDVLDADLAALFGPARERGGPIEPHHCDIAHALQLVLEETTLQAVDWLAAETGERQLAMAGGVALNCVMNARIRDRGPFDDVWVQPAAGDAGTALGAALWTDFRMRGARGDWRMDHAYLGPAYDDDAIEAFLKEAQLPYRRLADVAAQTAALLAANRVIGWFQGRMEFGPRALGARSILASPIDPDMQQKLNRIKDREDFRPVAPVVLEDRAHHWFSGGRRTPLRAPFMLFVYDVVPERAAKIPAVRHIDGTARVQTVDETQHPLLHALLTEFDALTGVPVLVNTSFNTRGEPIVCSPRDAIECFWTSPLDALVIGPFLLEKPR, encoded by the coding sequence ATGCCTGAATCGACCTATACGCTCGGCATCAACGCCGCCTTCCACGACAGCGCCGCGTGCATCGTGCGCGACGGCGTCGTGATCGCGGCGGCCGAGGACGAACGCTTCACGCACGTGAAGCACGCGAAGCGCCCGGTGCCGTTCTCGACCTGGGAGCTGCCTTTCCACGCGATCGACTATTGCCTCGCGGAAGCCGGCATCACGCTCGCGGATGTCGACCACGTCGCGTATTCGTACGACCCGTGGTTCGAACTCGACCGCGAAGGCACGGCGCCGGCACTGACCTTGCCGCTGTCGCCGTCCGCGCATGCGCCGCGCGAGGATGGCGCGTCGCCGTGGCATCCGCTGTTCCTGTCGTCGATCGTCAACGCGCCGCGCCAGCTCGCGGGCGGCGCGCCGCATCACCTGCAGCGGCGCTTTCGCGGCGTCACGCACGACGGGCCGTTCCGCTGGCATTTCATCGAACACCATCTCGCGCACGAGGCGAGCGCGTTTCTCGCGGCGCCGTTCGAGCGCTGCGCGGTGATGACGATGGACGGGCGCGGCGAGCGCGCGACGACGAGCTACGGCGTGTTCGACGGCCGCGCGTACCGGCGGCTCGGGCAGGTCAACCTGCCGCATTCGCTCGGGCTGCTGTACGAGCGCTTGACCCGCTATCTCGGCTTCCTGCACTCGTCCGACGAATACAAGGTGATGGCGCTCGCGTCGTACGGCAAGCCGGTGTTCGCCGACGAGATGCGCAAGCTGGTGCGGTATCGCGGCGAAGGGCGCTACGACGTGCTCGACGCGGATCTCGCGGCGCTGTTCGGCCCGGCGCGCGAACGCGGCGGCCCGATCGAGCCGCATCACTGCGACATCGCGCATGCGTTGCAACTGGTGCTCGAGGAGACGACGCTGCAGGCGGTCGACTGGCTCGCCGCCGAGACCGGCGAGCGGCAGCTCGCGATGGCGGGCGGCGTCGCGCTGAATTGCGTGATGAACGCGCGGATTCGCGATCGCGGCCCGTTCGACGACGTATGGGTGCAGCCGGCCGCCGGCGATGCGGGCACCGCGCTCGGCGCCGCGCTGTGGACCGACTTCCGGATGCGCGGTGCGCGCGGCGACTGGCGGATGGATCACGCGTATCTCGGGCCGGCGTACGACGACGACGCGATCGAGGCGTTCCTGAAGGAAGCGCAACTGCCGTACCGGCGCCTTGCCGACGTCGCCGCGCAGACGGCCGCGCTGCTCGCGGCGAACCGCGTGATCGGCTGGTTCCAGGGGCGCATGGAGTTCGGCCCGCGCGCGCTCGGCGCACGGTCGATCCTCGCGTCGCCGATCGATCCGGACATGCAGCAGAAGCTGAACCGGATCAAGGATCGCGAGGATTTCCGGCCGGTCGCGCCGGTCGTGCTCGAAGACCGTGCGCATCACTGGTTCAGCGGCGGCCGGCGCACGCCGCTGCGCGCGCCGTTCATGCTGTTCGTGTACGACGTCGTGCCCGAGCGCGCCGCGAAGATTCCGGCGGTGCGTCACATCGACGGCACCGCGCGCGTGCAGACCGTCGACGAAACTCAGCATCCGCTGTTGCATGCGTTGCTGACCGAGTTCGACGCGCTCACCGGCGTGCCGGTGCTCGTCAACACGTCGTTCAACACGCGCGGCGAACCGATCGTGTGCTCGCCGCGCGACGCGATCGAATGCTTCTGGACCTCGCCGCTCGACGCGCTCGTGATCGGCCCGTTTCTGCTGGAGAAGCCGCGATGA